In the Camelus bactrianus isolate YW-2024 breed Bactrian camel chromosome 17, ASM4877302v1, whole genome shotgun sequence genome, one interval contains:
- the CLEC3B gene encoding tetranectin → MELWGPYLLLCLFSLLTQVTAEVSTPKVKKAANVKKDAVSPKMIEELKTQVDSLAQEVALLKEQQALQTVCLKGTKVHMKCFLAFVLAKTFHEASEDCISRGGTLGTPKTGSENDALYEYLRQSVGGEAEVWLGFNDMAAEGSWVDMTGGHITYKNWETEITAQPDGGKVENCAALAGAANGKWFDKRCRDKLPYVCQFAIV, encoded by the exons ATGGAGCTTTGGGGGCCCTACTTGctcctctgcctcttctccctcctgaCCCAGGTCACTGCCGAGGTATCAACCCCCAAGGTCAAGAAGGCTGCAAATGTCAAGAAAG ATGCTGTGAGCCCAAAAATGATTGAGGAGCTCAAGACCCAGGTGGATAGCCTGGCCCAGGAGGTGGCCCTGCTCAAGGAGCAGCAGGCCCTGCAGACGG TTTGCCTGAAGGGCACCAAGGTGCACATGAAGTGCTTTCTGGCCTTCGTCCTGGCAAAGACCTTCCACGAGGCGAGCGAGGACTGCATCTCGCGCGGGGGCACCCTGGGCACCCCGAAGACAGGCTCCGAGAACGACGCCCTGTACGAGTACCTGCGCCAGAGCGTGGGCGGCGAGGCCGAGGTCTGGCTGGGCTTCAATGACATGGCAGCCGAAGGCTCCTGGGTGGACATGACCGGCGGCCACATCACCTACAAGAACTGGGAGACGGAGATCACCGCGCAGCCTGACGGCGGCAAGGTCGAGAACTGCGCCGCCCTGGCCGGTGCTGCCAACGGCAAGTGGTTCGACAAGCGCTGCCGCGACAAGCTGCCCTACGTCTGCCAGTTCGCCATCGTGTAG